From the genome of Rathayibacter sp. VKM Ac-2759, one region includes:
- a CDS encoding NAD(P)/FAD-dependent oxidoreductase yields MHRIEREYDVVVIGAGATGLTAALRLHEEGRSVLVLEARDRVGGRLETRVVDGQMLELGGQWVSPDQTALLETLDELGLATYSRYRDGESVYIGADGRALRFTGDIFPGTETTEAEIERLIGLLDRLVSETDPAAPWAHPLAHDYDRISFSAWLEQQTEDAEARANIALFVADAMLTKPAHSFSLLQALLMAASAGGFSHLVDADFILDKRVLGGLQQVPERLAERLGAERVVLDAPVRSVHWDADGVEVRTDDATVRARHAVVAVPPNLVGRIAFDPPLPRLRQQSLQHQSLGLVIKVHATYATPFWRADGLSGTAFSPHALVHEAYDNSNAGEERGTLVGFVSDEKADRLLRLPEAERKAAILDSLAAYYGPAALDPVVYYESDWAAEEWTQGAYAASFDLGGLTRYGALQLEPEGPLRFGSSDLAAEGYQHVDGAIRVGRRLAQEIIDEDGATAPAHHREGALPA; encoded by the coding sequence ATGCACCGGATCGAGCGCGAGTACGACGTCGTCGTGATCGGAGCCGGCGCCACCGGCCTCACCGCCGCCCTCCGCCTGCACGAGGAGGGCCGCAGCGTCCTCGTCCTGGAGGCCCGCGACCGCGTCGGCGGCCGCCTCGAGACCCGCGTGGTCGACGGTCAGATGCTCGAGCTCGGCGGCCAGTGGGTCTCGCCCGACCAGACCGCGCTGCTCGAGACGCTCGACGAGCTGGGCCTCGCGACCTACTCCCGCTACCGCGACGGCGAGAGCGTCTACATCGGCGCCGACGGCCGTGCCCTCCGCTTCACCGGCGACATCTTCCCCGGCACCGAGACCACCGAGGCCGAGATCGAGCGCCTGATCGGGCTGCTCGACCGCCTCGTGTCCGAGACCGACCCGGCCGCCCCGTGGGCGCATCCGCTCGCCCACGACTACGACCGCATCAGCTTCAGCGCCTGGCTCGAGCAGCAGACAGAGGACGCGGAGGCGCGCGCCAACATCGCGCTGTTCGTCGCCGACGCGATGCTCACCAAGCCCGCCCACTCGTTCTCGCTGCTCCAGGCGCTGCTGATGGCGGCCAGCGCGGGCGGCTTCAGCCACCTCGTCGACGCCGACTTCATCCTCGACAAGCGCGTGCTCGGCGGCCTGCAGCAGGTGCCCGAGCGCCTCGCCGAGCGCCTCGGTGCCGAGCGGGTCGTGCTCGACGCGCCGGTCCGCTCGGTGCACTGGGATGCCGACGGAGTCGAGGTGCGGACGGACGACGCGACGGTGCGCGCCCGCCACGCCGTCGTCGCCGTGCCGCCCAACCTCGTCGGCCGCATCGCGTTCGATCCGCCGCTGCCGCGCCTGCGCCAGCAGTCGCTGCAGCACCAGTCGCTCGGTCTCGTGATCAAGGTGCACGCCACCTACGCGACCCCGTTCTGGCGCGCCGACGGCCTCTCGGGCACCGCGTTCAGCCCGCACGCCCTCGTGCACGAGGCCTACGACAACTCGAACGCGGGCGAGGAGCGCGGCACGCTCGTCGGCTTCGTCTCGGACGAGAAGGCCGATCGGCTGCTCCGCCTGCCCGAGGCCGAGCGGAAGGCCGCGATCCTCGACTCGCTCGCCGCCTACTACGGGCCGGCCGCGCTGGATCCGGTCGTCTACTACGAGAGCGACTGGGCCGCCGAGGAGTGGACGCAGGGCGCCTACGCTGCGAGCTTCGACCTGGGCGGGCTGACCCGCTACGGCGCGCTGCAGCTCGAGCCAGAGGGTCCCCTCCGGTTCGGCTCGAGCGACCTCGCTGCCGAGGGCTACCAGCACGTCGACGGCGCGATCCGCGTCGGCCGGCGGCTGGCGCAGGAGATCATCGACGAGGACGGCGCGACCGCTCCGGCCCACCACCGCGAAGGAGCACTGCCCGCATGA
- a CDS encoding MarR family transcriptional regulator, which yields MPDSSAPVRLASAATALARFAGRSSGATGLGAQSGAVWSTLAELRTSPPVRLGELAERVRVTQPTMTGLIARLDETGWIRRVHDENDGRAWLIEGTAEGFAALGEHRLRLESALAPLFDGLDDDEHRALERAASIIESRVARTRSPSPEKGPTP from the coding sequence GTGCCCGATTCCAGCGCCCCCGTGCGCCTCGCCTCCGCCGCCACCGCCCTCGCGCGGTTCGCCGGCCGGTCCAGCGGTGCCACGGGTCTCGGCGCCCAGTCCGGCGCGGTCTGGTCGACGCTCGCCGAACTGCGCACCTCGCCGCCCGTCCGCCTCGGCGAGCTCGCCGAGCGCGTCCGCGTGACCCAGCCGACGATGACGGGCCTCATCGCCCGCCTCGACGAGACCGGCTGGATCCGCCGCGTGCACGACGAGAACGACGGCCGCGCCTGGCTGATCGAGGGCACCGCGGAGGGGTTCGCCGCACTCGGCGAGCACCGCCTCCGCCTCGAGAGCGCCCTCGCGCCGCTCTTCGACGGCCTCGACGACGACGAGCACCGCGCCCTCGAGCGCGCCGCGTCGATCATCGAGAGCCGCGTCGCCCGCACCCGCTCCCCCTCCCCCGAGAAAGGCCCCACGCCGTGA